Within the Populus trichocarpa isolate Nisqually-1 chromosome 14, P.trichocarpa_v4.1, whole genome shotgun sequence genome, the region TAGTGGAGCACAATTTCTCTGCTATGGAGATGCGTCAGGCAAATGCCATTGTCCGCACTGCAGTAGACAATTGGCGGAGGAATGCAAATCTAGAGAAGAGAAGCAGCGTGTTAAGAGATTTTATTCAGAAATAATCGCTGCATCATTTTTCCTTGACTAtcaaatcatttatattttctagatTTCTAAGCCCTAGTCAAATACTTCATCGTGATGTTATTACAccgttgtcttttttttttttgtcaatttttctcAGAAGAAGCACTTTTTTGAAGGATTTTATTTTCCGTTTCTGTT harbors:
- the LOC7491318 gene encoding uncharacterized protein LOC7491318, with the protein product MRISLSGMRSAFPFSRLVRQLEQEMETVVKVLQPGPLGIVEHNFSAMEMRQANAIVRTAVDNWRRNANLEKRSSVLRDFIQK